A portion of the Ralstonia nicotianae genome contains these proteins:
- a CDS encoding DUF6587 family protein: protein MSVYHVVETGVVATLVALSALSITGRYAPAMRARTVARMALWCDRPSRPGWVRAFGRRLLVPGAAPSCHSDPLSGSACGSGCSGCASGEAPAQMAEQPIRIVRHR, encoded by the coding sequence ATGAGCGTGTATCACGTGGTCGAAACCGGCGTCGTCGCAACGCTCGTGGCGCTGAGCGCCCTGTCGATCACCGGCCGCTACGCGCCGGCCATGCGCGCCCGCACGGTGGCGCGCATGGCGCTCTGGTGCGATCGTCCGTCGCGGCCGGGCTGGGTGCGTGCCTTCGGCCGGCGGCTGCTGGTGCCGGGCGCGGCACCGTCGTGCCACTCCGATCCGCTGTCGGGCAGCGCCTGCGGCAGCGGCTGCAGCGGCTGTGCGTCGGGTGAAGCGCCCGCGCAGATGGCCGAGCAGCCGATCCGCATCGTGCGCCACCGGTAA